atctgacccaggccagccccacCCTAGGTGTGGCAGTAAAAATTGTAGTTGTTGCTTTGAATCTTTGTCCATGTGGATCTTACATGATGCGCTTGGGCCTCGTGCATGAAACTGTGTGCATGGCTCCCCAAGCACACCTTGAGTGGGATCCACTTGGAGAAGACATCTTAAAAACCCCCATTTACTATACGATAAGTAAATTGTTCCACATTTCTTGGTCTTGCCAGCTATGCCACCTGACCCCTGCAAAAACATAGCTCTTGCATTTGTTGTTTGACGTTGCTGTGCATTTGCCTAGAGGTTTTTGATGTCAATCACATAATGACATTCACCTTCTGAAGGACATTTAGGACAAAATGGCTGAGCTGCTAACTAAACTATGCAGTCTCTCTTTAATGTCAGCTACTACAGTGAAGCATTGGAGAGAGTCACTGTTTATACACAGCATTGTAAAAGGCCTGCAGAATTGTCAGAACCTCCCTGATGATTTTCCAAGAAATCAAAGGAAGTTGAAGGGGGCTTTGCTGATGGTATTTATTAAGCAAACTTCCCACCTGAAACATTCTCTACTTCATTGGCTCTTAATCTTAACAGCCAAACCATGAGCACGTTCTCTACTCCTAGTGCCAGGTGCTGGGTAGAAGTTAAAGGGTGTCTCAGGCACTGCCATACGGGTCACAATGGGAAATGAGCGATGAGGAAAACTGCATCTCTTTCTGTGCATGTAATTTAAAACCTACAGGCAtctcctcccccttttcccttccaGTGGTGCTGGGAATGGCACCACCCATGGCATcatacagggggagggggagttattAGTCCCTGCTTTGAGGCAGGCTTCTTTCACAAATACCAGagaccacccttcctcccccagcctgctctgccccTGAGTCTGGGGGTCTTGCAGAGACGAGTGGATGACGAGCTGTGGCTGAGCGGTGAAagagctctctctgtctcctgcatCCGTTCCCTGGTCTCACTCATCGCCTTTCCCTTCCCAGGCCCTCAGTACTGGACAGTTTTGCACTGCTCTCAGGCCAGTTGAACACGCTGAACAAAGTGCTGAAGCATGAGAAGACGCCCCTAATGCGCAACCAGGTCATCATCCCCCTGGTGCTATCTCCAGACCGTGATGAGGAGATCATGGTAAGAACCtggcagctctgctctgctgagAGATGCCCATGGAGCGCTGGAATGTGCTTCAGGCACTAGCTCCAACTCACCTACAACCTCCTAATGCTTAACACACACAGCCTTTCCACAGAAGGAAGAGGGGAATGAACACtttgggggaggggtagctcatcCCAGAGCTGCTGTGTGGAGAGGTTTCACCTGCGAACTTGCACTTTGGTACAGTCTATATTCCTTGTTCCTCTTTGTGAAAATGCAGTCACCGTGCAGCCAAGGCCCCCAGAAAGAGATCCCCTGTACTGACAGGCCTCCCCACTGACTGCCTCTTGCACCGTGTCCTCAGCTAACTGACCAACAGGGAAGTAAATTCCACAGTCCAAGACACGCCACTAAGAACTCCCAGGCCCCCCGATATTGAAATGTGGGGGCTGTTAGCACAAGCATCCCAGCTAAACGGGCAGTCATGGCAGGCATCGCCTTGGGAGAGAAGAGGGATCTCGGGTAGCCCCTAGAATGTTTGGATACCATGAGGACAGACGTAGTTTAAGAACCTAATTAGATAATTAGATAGgacccacaaaaacaacaaggagtctggtggcaccttaaagactaacagatttatttgggcatgagctgtcgtgagtaaaaacctcacttcttcggatgcatggagtgaaagctacagatgcaggcattgtatcatatatatataattatatcatataatgcctgcatctgtagctttcactctatgcatccgaagaagtgagatttttactcacgacagctcatgcccaaataaatctgttagtctttaaggtgtcaccagactccttgttgtttttgtagatacagactaacacggctcccccctgATACTAGATAGGACCCAAACCTTTTAATGCTCTGTAGATCAAAATCCCTCAACAGCAAATTGTTAGTAGGGCTCTAGCTTCCTAGCCAGTGTTCTTTGCTCCAGTTGTGTGACTGCTGTGCTGGAGGGTTGGGCTCTGAGCACAGATTCTCCAATTGTTCCAGCGACAGACAGAAGGGCGTGTGCCAGTCTTCAGCCATGAGGTGGTGCCGGACCACCTCCGTACCAAGCCCGACCCTGAGGTGGAGGAGCAGGAGAAGCAGCTGATCACAGATGCAACTCGAATCAGCTCTGATGTGGCACAGGTAGGGGAGGAACAGCTAGGTGCTGCACCCACCTTCAACCCAGAGAACAGGCGCAGGCTCCCCATTTCTCTGTCTCGCTCCTGAGTTGCTACATCCTGCCGTTCTGTCCTGGTTGCAATTTGCTTTTCTTCTAGgcccttctccctttccccttctgTGATTTCTCCAGCTGCTCCAGACCATAGGGCTCCACCTCCTCCTAAAGTGACAGCACCGTAACCACTTCCCATTCTGTAGGAATTGCTGTTTGATCAGCAGAGATGAGGAGTACACAGTCGTTCACATGGCTGTTCCCGGCCAACCTTTTATTGGACCCAGGCTCCCTAAATGCCTgcactcagtgtcacagctgctGGGAAAGGTTTTACACACTAACCTCACTGTCCTGTAGCATGCTGGAGATGTCCTTGCATTTTCTCATTACTTTCACTTTGCAGAAGCAGATCCAGAGCCTGAACAAAATGTGCTCAAATCTGCTGGAGAAAATCAGCAAGGAGGAGCGAGAGTCTGAGAGTGGAGGTATGGcactggggtggaggtggggtacAGAGTCCAAGGGGAAGGCTTGAGAGGCCAAGTCGAACACAAACCATAGAGCATGGGGATAGCAGAAGGGCCTTATGGGAGAAGAGTTCGGGGTGGGCggagggaggagaggctgagCCAGGAGACCCATTTTTTAGAAAGGAATCCAGACGGCGTGAGATGGGTTTCCTTTGTGCCAGGCATTAGGTGTTCTGTGCTTTAGGGAAATCTAATTGATCCAAACTAGCATCATTCAGGTGAGTTCTGATCTTATCAGGAATGTCATTCTGGCCATCTCTGCAGCTTCACTTTACCTCCCTCTAGGTGACCCTAAATGCTGCTCCTGGAGTTTGCCAACACAAGTATCTTAATCAGCATAATTTAATTAGAATGACCATGCAAATACAGAAGAAAACAAGAAACCCCTTAGCCATGTTCTGAATGAGTCGAGAATGTGCCAGCTGGTAGCTTTGCCCTTGGGTTGTTCGTGCCCTGTGATTAAAGGTGTGTTTCAAGACGTGCAGCAGCCTGCTCTGTCTCACTTTGTGACACAGTGTTGAGCACCCTTGCATTTTATCTCCTGCCACGCTTCTGTCTGCATAAACAGCACTGCTCCATGCAAGCTGCTAGTTCTTGTTTTTTCCGTGCTGATGTTGTGAGTGGTGCTGTCCAAGATCCAAAATATAGGTTTTCTCTGCTTCAGAGGGCTTGTCATCTAACCAAGACAGACGTGTAGCAGACAGGACACCCTGGGAAGCCCAGAATGTAGGGTGGAGGTGAGGGGGGGCTAAGGTATTTGCTTTGCTGTTATCGACTCGTTATTAGGGGCTGTCACATTTTGGGGTTCCACCCAGGCCAGGGAGAGGCCCTgttactctgctctgctgctgtgacTCTCAGCCTGCAGACCAGCAGCCACCAGACAAGCATGCAGTGCCCCAAGTGTGTGTGCTCTGCAGCCCTGATTCAGCGATCTGactccagcagcccccactctGGTCTTCCCCGGCCTTGAcctcaacaccccccccccccaggcccaaAGCACCCCAAAACCGTCTGGCCTGAATGCCCCAGCCCACTCTGGGGACACGTTTGTTGCTCCTCTAAAGAGACAAAATCGCCGTTCGctgctttaactggagttaacaatcacttcagcTCAGACGCAGCACTAGGTTGGTTTAgataaaagggaaacaaaagtaTTAGCACAAAGAGACAGCTCAACCCAACCATCTCATTTCCTTCCAAGTGCAGCACTGGGACGGATATGGACATTCTCTGGATCTTGTGGATCTGTAATAGCTTTGATAAGCGCCTTTATTCTCTTAGGATAGTCAGTCAGTTTAGTTTGTTAGCCAGTAGTTCATAGTAAATAGCATTAGTCTAGGTTTTAGTGTCTAGTGACAGTACTAGTGTCCGTGGTGGGGTCAAAGAAGCGTGGCTTTAAAAGATGTGTGTTATGTTCCATGGTCTGCCCCTAGCTTTGGATGCCCACACCAGGTGTTTCAAATGCCTAGAGAAAAGACACCGTCCTTCCtgttctctaaggtgccacaagtactcctgttcttcctgttATGCTGTCTGTCGCACATTCACTCCCCATGTCCAGCAGGAGAGACAAAAGATTTCAAGCCCTCTTATTACAAGAAGTTTTGACTGTTACCCCCGATTCCAAAGGGGTATCAGAATCATCTGAGGGAAAGAACAGGTGGCCTAAATCAGCCCCAGGCATTTCTGGATTGAGGAAGTCAATTACACCGAAGGCATCAGCCTCTGCACTGAGCTCTAGTTCCAAGGCAACCGAGCATTCAGTAGCTAAACATTCAGACCCCGTTGCCAGAAAGGTACAGCCCTCTACTGAGACCCTTCAGGACAGAGGACTTAAACCCCCTGACATCATGTCAGAGCTGGGGACATCAGTTCAAGCAAACAGAAAGCCAAGATGAAACATACCTCGGAGCTGGAAAAGTTTTCCCATTTCAGGTTATTCATCAGATCCCTTGGTTTGTGAATTCAGTGTGGGTCCAACATTGGCTAAGGATCCGCAGGCTAAAAACATAATAGCCCTGTATCTTACCAATGTAAAGTATCCAAAGAATTCAAAATATCCATCTAAATTGAGCACTTCATCTCTTCTGGTTCTTTCTATCATGGtgtagtcctaagtggagcacagaatctggtccaagaggtgaatatagctgggccgcttggtaatagtgaccataatataattaaatttaacatccctgtggcggggaaaacaccacagcagcccaacactgtagcatttaatttcagaaaggggaactacacagtAATGAGGAAGTTAAACTGAAATTGAAAGATACAGTgctaaaagtgaaatccctgtaagctgcatggacacttctTAAAGACACCATATTAGAGGCTCagcttaaatgtataccccaaattacaGAACacagtaacagccgtgttagtctgtatccgcaaaaagaaggtatgcatccgaagaagtgggctgtagtccacgaaagcttatgctctaataaatttgttagtctctaaggtgccacaagtactcctgttcttctttttgagaacacagtaagagaacaaaaaaagtgccactgtggctaaacaacaaagtaaaaggacaataaggccatcacggagaaactaaattaattttttgcatcggtcttcatgaaGATCATCTGAATTCTTAGCTCCACCTCCGAAGACACCTATAGGGTCTCCAAGAAAGACTAATTTAATCTTTCTCTCTGCTTCAGATTCCGACCTCAGTTGTATCTCACATAGTCTTTGTCATGctgcctggagtggctcacaacctaagttccctgtaagttGCGCGGCCATGCAGCTGGCTATTTAGGGACGCACAGATCCCCCAGTCCAGCCCCTCCGGAGCTGCTGGAGAAAGGAGCCCCTTGCCCGGCCCAGGCCCGCCGGAAGTGCCGCGgccggggagaggcgcccctcccctggTCCAGCCCTGCCCCGCCAGAGCTTCCAGGgaaagcagcccctcccccagcttggcccagagcccacaccctccaCACCCCAACTTTTTGCCctagccacctcctgcaccccaatcccctcattcgcggccccaccccagagcctaaggccccagctggagccctcacccaccccacaaccctctgccccagccctgagccccctcccacactccgaaccccttggccccacccctccacattaattttgttaagtgtaccaatatggaggtgatgtgtcacacgtcacctccatattggtggacataacaaaattaatttctcacatgggtgggaaaaattagagtgACCACTGCTCACAGCCATAAGTACCTACTGCCTATCTCAGGGCAGATATCCCAAACTGGTggcatgttctgtaattagatttcaccaagtcgGTACCAAATGTGAACTACTGGATTGCTATTACAGTCTTTCCATGGAGTCTGACAGTCCCCTTGAGACTCTCCAGTCTGTCTTGTtatccagacaaactggacttagtgataaatgcaaaaagaacaggagtacttgtggcacttagagactaacaaatttattaaagtgccacaagtactcctgttctttttgcggatacagactaacacggctgctactctgaaacttagtgATAAATGGGCATTCATACCAAAAATCACACACTATtccaggttactcccagtcccaagagaccagtcactcacccaggTCATGTTGCTTTCTAGATGCCTCACTAAAGACAACACTAGTAGCCAGTTCTGTAGTAAACTaacaaaaggtttattagctaagaaaaggaaatgagagttattgagatgTTAAATCTATGTACAGGTGAAACACAGGTGAATCACAGTCTGGTAATTCCAAATGATGGCAGCGATGTAacaaactgccagtttcccaacaGTCTTTTCAAGGTACCAGATTATCTGGGATCCCGGCTTTGCATCCAGAGATGCAGAATTTTTCCCTGAatccatacttatagcttcttGTTACAGAAAGCAAACTGACAGGGTCACCGCCCAGAGTCTGTTTAGGGTCTTGGATCTCTGATTATCACACAATTACCACTTGCCTTCAAATGCACACTAATTAGTACTTTCCTGCTAAAATTCTTTGTTTGCAttacacaaggcttctttctcactTATTTAGTTGCAGAGGTATGATAATGTAAATGTTTGccattacattataacaggatacagataagtgaaaacaatgcatgtaatATCCCATAGTTTCCGTGAAGTTTAAATGCCAAATACATATTCATAGTAGTAGATTGTTGACACGCTCCCCAACCTGTTTTGGAGGCGTCCAATGTAACTATTACAGTAAGAGGTGGGGGAACCCACTCTCATCATGGTGAAGCCTGAGCTTCCCTGAGCAGGGTCTGTCAGAGGATTGTAGCATGTGTGCTATGGTTTAGCAGGTATGTACTCAAGTAGAAACAAACATTGGCTTCACTCAGCTGAATTCTCTGTTTTAGCTCTGGTATAATTTCCACTGATCTAAGAAATCAAAGCTCTTAGGATAACCAGTTCCCAGATGGCAGCACCTTTGTTGTGTGGTTTCCTCTTAACACTGCGAATCTCAATAACCTTTGTAGTTTCCTAAAGACAATATATAAAATTGACTAAATGGGCTAGCCTTTTCCATAAAGAGCTAGTCATGCCCCAGATCACTCAACATATCCCATGAGTGGCAATATGCAGAgtccatcttgaagaactccagttacaagtGGGTAACCTTCATTTCTACAAGAGCTCAAGCAGCATCAGCTGCATTCCTTGGGTAAGGTGCCCATAAGTGACATTTTCAGGGCTGCAACCTGGACGTGAAAATATGTACCCGAGTCATAGTATTTTCCAAGCATCAAGGGAAGATGCCAGATCTGGACAAGTTGTATTGCAGTTCTTGTTCAAATAGACTCTGAAACCTTCCTCCTTGCTGCACtgcacctgaagtggaatggacatgagcaatcacttgaagaagaaaaaaaaacagttactcacctgttctgtaactattgttctttgagCTGTATTGCACACATCTATTCCCtgacccaccctcctcccttctatATTAGACTCCAACTTACTATTTtccagtaagaaggaactgagggaaggTCAGGTCAGCTCTACCCCTTTATACCATTGGCTAGCAACACAAGCATGTGGATAGTGCATGCGCTGCTTGACGGGTACTGGTATGAGAAAAAGAGCTCTGGCTTTGGTGCACTTGAACACATGTGCTCaccctgaagtggaatggacatgtgcaacacatgaTGAAAGGCAGCAGTTCCTGAACAGGCAAATAACCATTTTATAGCCATTAGGAGTCTCGGTTCTAAAATtacaacaacgaggagtacttgtggcaccttatgcccaaataaatgtgctgtgtatatatattctgCCTATtacagatgcatggagtggaaaatacagtaggcagaatatgtaccttagagactaacaaattttgtagtggtaatcagagTGGCCCAATTCAAActatacatgaaaagatgggagttgccttaccaagtggggggtcagttctaAAGAGATAATTGAATTAAAAGTGGAAGTGAGCTATTATCaataggaggaaaaatcacttttgtagtggtaatcagggtggcccatttcaaacaattgacaagaaggtatgagtaacagtagggggaaattagcacaGGGAAATTTAGTTTTTATCTCTACGTGAAGtctactgtttttaaaatcagatctTGGGTATTTCCAGTATCCATGGCCAACATGGACTGATCATGCACAGCATGACCCTGTTACCTGAAACCATGTATGTTCAGTTCTTGAAAGTAGGTTTGATTTTCCAACAGCCCGGGTAGGCTGGGCCATCTTATTCCATAGCTACCTGCCAGTCCACAGCATGGCATCTTGGAGAAAGGGGCCTCATGGATGTATCGTAGATGTcccatagtgtctgagcacctcacggTCTTTAGTGAATTTACCATCATACACCCTggtgcagcagggcagggctattgtccccgttttacagattgggaactgaggcaagacttgcacaaggtcacacaaggagtcctTGGTGGGTGTAGAGCCTCAGTCTCCTGAGTGCCACTAGCACGCTGGCCCATCCTTATTCTATTTCATCTACTGGTATCCACACCAAGTTCATCGTTACAGACACAGGACAATAGTGAGCCCAGGTTGTCTCCTGGGAAGTGTCCAATGGGCTTGGCTGTTGAAATGCTCCAGAAATTTTCTCTTTCCCTGCAGGTTTACGGCAAAACAAGCAGACTTTCAACCCTGCTGATACCAATGCACTGGTGGCAGCCGTGGCATTTGGAAAAGGGCTGTCGAACCGGAGGCCTCCAGGCTCAGGGGGACCTGTCCAAGCAAGTCAGCCAGGTGCCGGTGCCATCATAGCAGGGGCTTCAGGCATCCAGCAGGTCCAGATGTCAAGTGCTTCTAGCCAACAGCAGCCAATGCTTGGAGGAGTTCAGATGTCACAGGCAGGCCAGCCAGGTAAATAAGAATGCCTAAGAGTGCTTGGTGTGTGGAGAGAAAAAGAGGGACATCAAGGCCAGCTGTCCTACCCCAAGCACCACGCTCTctgggctgccagggagagcagagggaTACGCAGTATGGAGCTGGGGAAACCTGGCTTTGATAGAGACCTCTTTGGGGCAAAGTGGGGGCTCAGGACAAGGAGAGCAGAGCATCCGTGGCATGGAGCTGGAGAAACCTGGCTTTGAGGGACACCTCTCCTTATTAAAATCCAGATATTACAGAACTGTTCACAGATTCATGGTGTTCAGGCTGAAAatgaccattgtgaccatctagtctgagctcctgtatagcacaggccagagactcctgtctccagcccagtgccctgtggCTGAGCTAGAGCAGATGGTTTAGACAGAAACTCCCTGTCATGAGACACCAGGTGATGGAGAACTTGCTTATGTCCCTTGGGAACACGTTCCAGAGGTTACTTACCCTCACtgtttgcatcttatttccatttGATGCTGTTTTCCTAACAGAAGAATTCAGTTTGTCGTGGCTCTGATACTCCCACAACTTTAAACCTGGCTGAATAACCGTACTCACGGAGTTACAATAAGTGCCAGGGTGTG
This DNA window, taken from Trachemys scripta elegans isolate TJP31775 chromosome 8, CAS_Tse_1.0, whole genome shotgun sequence, encodes the following:
- the MED8 gene encoding mediator of RNA polymerase II transcription subunit 8 isoform X1, producing MQREEKQLELSLEALISQVADLKNSLVSFIYKLENEYDRLTWPSVLDSFALLSGQLNTLNKVLKHEKTPLMRNQVIIPLVLSPDRDEEIMRQTEGRVPVFSHEVVPDHLRTKPDPEVEEQEKQLITDATRISSDVAQKQIQSLNKMCSNLLEKISKEERESESGGLRQNKQTFNPADTNALVAAVAFGKGLSNRRPPGSGGPVQASQPGAGAIIAGASGIQQVQMSSASSQQQPMLGGVQMSQAGQPGKIPSGIKTNIKSASMHPYQR
- the MED8 gene encoding mediator of RNA polymerase II transcription subunit 8 isoform X2, which encodes MSREEKQLELSLEALISQVADLKNSLVSFIYKLENEYDRLTWPSVLDSFALLSGQLNTLNKVLKHEKTPLMRNQVIIPLVLSPDRDEEIMRQTEGRVPVFSHEVVPDHLRTKPDPEVEEQEKQLITDATRISSDVAQKQIQSLNKMCSNLLEKISKEERESESGGLRQNKQTFNPADTNALVAAVAFGKGLSNRRPPGSGGPVQASQPGAGAIIAGASGIQQVQMSSASSQQQPMLGGVQMSQAGQPGKIPSGIKTNIKSASMHPYQR